A single window of Xylocopa sonorina isolate GNS202 chromosome 5, iyXylSono1_principal, whole genome shotgun sequence DNA harbors:
- the Alien gene encoding COP9 signalosome complex subunit 2 alien, whose amino-acid sequence MSDGEDDFMCEEEEDYGLEYSEDSNSEPDVDLENQYYNSKALKEDDPKAALQSFQKVLDLEGGEKGEWGFKALKQMIKINFKLGNYKEMMARYKQLLTYIKSAVTRNHSEKSINSILDYISTSKNMELLQDFYETTLDALKDAKNDRLWFKTNTKLGKLYFDRSDFNKLAKILKQLHQSCQTDDGEDDLKKGTQLLEIYALEIQMYTAQKNNKKLKTLYEQSLHIKSAIPHPLIMGVIRECGGKMHLREGEFERAHTDFFEAFKNYDESGSPRRTTCLKYLVLANMLMKSGINPFDSQEAKPYKNDPEILAMTNLVVSYQNNDINQFELILKQNRNNIMDDPFIREHIEDLLRNIRTQVLIKLIKPYTRIYIPFISKELNIDVSEVESLLVSCILDSTIRGRIDQVNQVLELDKKSVCAARYNALDKWTSQLHSLHLAIVNKMS is encoded by the exons ATGTCAGACGGCGAGGATGATTTTATGTGCGAGGAGGAAGAAGATTATGGTCTT GAATATTCAGAAGACTCAAATTCAGAGCCGGATGTTGATTTAGAAAATCAATATTACAATAGTAAGGCTCTGAAGGAGGATGATCCGAAAGCAGCTCTACAAAGTTTTCAGAAAGTTTTGGATTTGGAAGGAGGGGAGAAGGGTGAATGGGGTTTTAAAGCTTTGAaacaaatgataaaaattaattttaaattg GGTAATTATAAGGAAATGATGGCAAGGTATAAGCAATTATTAACTTATATTAAAAGTGCAGTTACCAGAAATCACTCAGAAAAATCTATAAATTCCATCTTAGATTATATTAGTACCTCGAAAAAT ATGGAATTATTACAAGATTTTTATGAAACTACATTAGATGCATTAAAGGATGCTAAAAATGATAGGTTATGGTTTAAGACTAATACAAAGTTGGGAAAACTGTACTTTGATCGATCAGATTTTAACAAATTAGCCAAAATATTGAAACAACTTCATCAGAGTTGCCAG ACCGATGATGGGGAGGATGATCTGAAGAAAGGAACACAACTCTTAGAGATTTATGCATTAGAAATACAAATGTATACTGCacaaaaaaataacaaaaaactAAAGACCTTATATGAACAAAGCTTACACATTAAAAGTGCAATACCTCATCCATTGATAATGGGAGTAATTAGAG AATGCGGTGGCAAAATGCATTTAAGAGAAGGTGAATTTGAAAGAGCACACACTGATTTTTTTGAGGCTTTTAAGAATTATGATGAGTCTGGGTCGCCAAGACGTACTACATGTTTGAAATACTTAGTACTAGCAAACAT gCTGATGAAATCTGGTATCAATCCATTTGATTCTCAAGAGGCAAAGCCATATAAAAATGATCCAGAGATCTTAGCAATGACAAATTTAGTGGTCAGCTATCAAAATAATGATATTAATCAGTTTGAATTAATTCTAAAGCAAAACAGAAATAACATAATGGATGATCCCTTTATAAGAGAACATATCGAAGATTTACTACGTAATATAAGAACACAG GTTTTGATCAAATTAATTAAACCATACACAAGGATTTATATCCCGTTCATAAGTAAAGAACTAAATATCGATGTATCGGAGGTTGAAAGTCTCTTAGTATCTTGTATTTTGGATAGTACTATTCGTGGTCGTATTGATCAG GTAAACCAAGTGCTTGAATTGGATAAAAAATCTGTATGTGCAGCGCGTTATAACGCTCTCGATAAGTGGACAAGTCAGCTGCACTCTTTGCATTTAGCTATAGTGAACAAAATGTCGTAA